Proteins from one Flavobacterium branchiarum genomic window:
- a CDS encoding DUF4407 domain-containing protein, with translation MLKQFFILCSGADKDLLEDCSAGEQTKYVGIGATVFFTAVMAFIASAYALFTVFDSIYPAMLFGFVWSLLIFNLDRFIVSTIKKRDRAWDEFLQATPRIILAVIIAIVISKPLEIKIFEKEINTVLLKEKNAMALANKKEVGNYYKSDLDKNKAEIAGLKSDILNKEKEVNALYSTYITEAEGTTGTKKLGKGPVYKEKRDKHDAALKEFATLKTENEAKIAEKEKAAKVLQADVDKKVSETQPIIDGFDGLMARINALNKLPWIPSFFIMLLFLAIETSPIIAKLLAPRGEYDFKQEELETALKATLEQNKYQRSLLVKTSAAMHDKVYADIAEDKDIYNLQRQKAKELLELQAHRFVEKQKATL, from the coding sequence ATGTTAAAACAATTTTTTATCCTTTGTTCAGGGGCCGACAAAGACCTCCTTGAGGACTGTTCCGCAGGCGAACAAACCAAATACGTTGGTATTGGTGCTACTGTTTTCTTCACCGCAGTTATGGCATTTATCGCAAGTGCATATGCTCTATTTACTGTTTTTGACTCCATATATCCAGCGATGCTATTCGGATTTGTTTGGAGTTTACTTATTTTTAATCTTGACCGTTTTATTGTATCTACAATTAAAAAAAGAGACCGTGCTTGGGATGAATTTCTTCAAGCAACACCACGAATTATTCTTGCAGTTATTATCGCAATAGTAATTTCGAAACCACTAGAGATTAAAATATTCGAAAAAGAAATCAACACTGTTTTATTAAAAGAGAAAAATGCAATGGCTCTTGCCAATAAAAAGGAAGTTGGTAATTACTATAAATCTGATTTAGATAAAAACAAAGCCGAAATTGCCGGTTTAAAATCAGACATCCTTAATAAAGAAAAAGAAGTAAATGCACTATACTCCACGTACATTACAGAAGCTGAAGGAACAACAGGTACAAAAAAACTAGGAAAAGGGCCTGTTTATAAAGAGAAAAGGGACAAACACGATGCTGCTTTAAAGGAATTTGCAACTTTAAAAACCGAAAATGAGGCTAAAATAGCCGAAAAAGAAAAAGCAGCAAAAGTACTCCAAGCTGATGTAGACAAAAAAGTATCCGAAACACAACCTATTATCGACGGATTTGATGGTTTAATGGCTCGAATAAATGCATTGAACAAATTACCTTGGATTCCTTCTTTCTTTATTATGCTACTGTTTCTAGCAATCGAAACATCGCCGATTATTGCCAAATTATTAGCTCCAAGAGGAGAATATGATTTTAAGCAAGAAGAACTTGAAACAGCATTAAAAGCTACATTAGAACAAAACAAATACCAACGTAGTTTACTAGTAAAAACTAGTGCAGCAATGCATGATAAAGTTTATGCCGATATTGCCGAAGATAAAGACATCTACAACTTACAGCGACAGAAAGCAAAAGAATTACTAGAGTTACAAGCCCACCGTTTTGTAGAGAAACAGAAAGCAACATTGTAA
- a CDS encoding PH domain-containing protein: protein MKEQFKKFLNEEQDPKAIEKITSKLNDLLMRGEEIGYIAVQKKPAITVFPDSIVVTNKRIIVCKPKNLGLSMDFTDYTWDEIVGTFVKENILGSEFSFSTKTDIQFSIDYIPKIQARKIFTYAKEQLDILKNPILVPTPVAEIVEPEVVEPIEEEIEEVETEEVINYAEILPATVIHNEPVQETPFTTEERRLSDMSQDELFEKLQNYKKLLDNGLIMQGEYDAFKKEILSYM from the coding sequence ATGAAAGAACAATTTAAAAAGTTTTTAAACGAAGAACAAGACCCAAAAGCGATCGAAAAAATCACTTCAAAACTTAATGATTTATTGATGAGAGGTGAGGAGATTGGATATATTGCTGTTCAAAAAAAACCAGCAATTACTGTTTTTCCTGATAGTATTGTAGTAACAAACAAAAGAATCATTGTATGTAAACCTAAAAACTTAGGTCTTTCAATGGATTTTACAGATTATACTTGGGATGAGATTGTTGGGACTTTTGTAAAAGAAAACATTCTTGGATCAGAATTTTCATTCTCTACCAAAACAGATATTCAGTTTAGTATAGATTATATTCCTAAAATTCAAGCTAGAAAAATTTTCACTTACGCAAAAGAACAACTGGACATACTTAAAAATCCAATTCTTGTCCCTACTCCAGTTGCTGAAATTGTAGAGCCAGAGGTGGTTGAACCAATAGAAGAAGAGATTGAAGAAGTTGAAACGGAAGAAGTGATTAACTACGCTGAAATATTACCAGCGACAGTAATTCATAATGAACCAGTTCAAGAAACTCCATTTACTACAGAAGAAAGAAGATTAAGTGATATGTCTCAAGATGAACTTTTTGAAAAATTACAGAATTACAAAAAGCTATTAGATAACGGATTGATTATGCAAGGTGAATATGATGCCTTCAAGAAAGAAATCTTAAGTTATATGTAG
- a CDS encoding DUF4260 domain-containing protein, with product MKTVIKLEEIGLFVLGIYLFSLLDYHWWWFLVWILVPDLSMIGYAFNAKIGAFLYNIFHHRGIAIIVYILGSYLKIEALQLVGVILFSHASMDRIFGYGLKYEAGFKYTHLGEIGK from the coding sequence ATGAAAACAGTAATTAAACTAGAAGAGATTGGTTTGTTTGTTCTCGGAATATATTTATTTAGCCTGTTAGATTATCACTGGTGGTGGTTTTTGGTATGGATATTAGTGCCTGATTTATCAATGATAGGATATGCTTTTAATGCGAAAATAGGAGCTTTTTTGTATAACATATTCCATCATAGAGGAATTGCTATTATAGTTTATATATTAGGAAGCTATTTAAAAATAGAAGCCTTGCAACTTGTTGGAGTTATATTATTTTCTCATGCTTCAATGGATCGTATTTTTGGTTATGGATTAAAGTATGAAGCGGGGTTTAAATACACGCATTTAGGTGAAATTGGTAAATAA
- a CDS encoding DUF423 domain-containing protein, producing the protein MDKKIIATAAFLGMVAIILGAFGAHALKKVLSVEELVTFETGVRYQMYHAFFLLFVATRKELSLKTLKVIYNLAVAGVLLFSGSIYLLATNNLTSFDFKIIGFVTPIGGLLLILAWSVLFVKIIKQKS; encoded by the coding sequence ATGGATAAAAAGATTATAGCAACAGCTGCGTTTTTAGGAATGGTAGCTATCATTTTAGGAGCTTTTGGAGCACATGCTTTAAAAAAAGTTTTATCAGTAGAAGAACTAGTTACTTTTGAAACTGGGGTGCGCTACCAAATGTATCACGCCTTCTTTTTACTATTTGTAGCAACACGTAAAGAGCTTTCTCTTAAAACCCTAAAAGTAATCTACAATTTAGCTGTAGCAGGAGTACTGTTATTTTCAGGTTCAATCTATCTACTTGCAACGAATAACCTTACATCTTTCGACTTTAAAATTATAGGATTCGTAACTCCAATAGGCGGACTGCTATTAATTCTTGCTTGGAGCGTGCTTTTTGTTAAAATTATTAAACAAAAGTCATAA
- a CDS encoding TonB-dependent receptor, translating to MKKNYLVLVLFLITLVGYAQKGIVSGKVLDADDKLPLPGAMIEIVGQNKYTVSDYNGRYELLNVMSGSYQVRVKYMGYTENIQDVVIADGKNAVVDFALKSSGTELNEVVVGDILKGQAKALNQQKTNKNIGNVISADQMGRFPDANVGDALKRVPGITMQNDQGEARNIIIRGLAPSLNSVTLNGDRIPSAEGDNRNVQMDLIPSDMISTIEVNKTLTPDMDADAIGGSVNLITRATPNGERISATVAGGYAPIRDKAIYTAGLVYGNRFLDGKLGAVVSGSYNNVDYGSDNMEAVWTKDKFGNEYLSKSEIRKYDVQRIRRSGAVALDYKFDDNNTIFANAIYNWRDDRENRYRTTYDDIKPIYNGEQISSFTGRVKRQSKGGVDDNRNKSRRLEDQRVQNYALRGEHLINSNLDLDWSANYSSAREYRPQERYIEYRQKGLNTTQDLSDMEFPLVTTTGEALDKFKFDSATENTNETKESEFGAKVNIRFPFTIIPSEKGRLRTGLRLRMKDKSRDNVFYSYEPLSGMGTLADVGTSYYDGADFNVGSKYVPGTFVSSSYLGGLDLNNPALFNKELNPAEFLTVNYKAKENIYAAYVRWDQDFNDKLSMILGFRVENTHIDYTGNRVLDEEALEGQINTTNSYTNVMPGVSFKYNATKDLVLRAAVTTALARPDYYALAPYINNIATDSQILAGNPDLKATYSYNYDFMAENYFKSVGLISGGFFYKNLNDFIYTYSDNQYTTAKFAADFPNQQNPIPTADNWTLIQQRNGDNVDVFGFEVAFQRQLDFFTSPFLKGFGIYLNYTYTKSTAKGIADAEGNERRNISLPGTAPHMFNGSLSWENKRFSARVSTNFTSDYLDELGSNDYNDSYYDKQFFVDANASFKITPKIRVFAEANNLTNQPLRYYQGVKSHTKQVEYYQARYNFGLKFDF from the coding sequence ATGAAAAAAAATTATTTAGTATTAGTTCTATTTTTAATAACCTTAGTTGGTTATGCCCAAAAAGGAATTGTTTCTGGAAAAGTGTTAGATGCAGATGATAAATTGCCTTTGCCAGGAGCAATGATTGAAATTGTTGGTCAGAATAAGTATACTGTTTCTGATTACAACGGAAGATATGAATTACTTAATGTAATGTCAGGATCTTATCAAGTTAGAGTTAAGTACATGGGATATACTGAGAATATCCAAGATGTAGTTATTGCAGATGGTAAAAATGCAGTAGTTGATTTTGCACTTAAATCGTCTGGTACAGAATTAAATGAAGTTGTAGTTGGTGATATCTTAAAAGGACAAGCAAAAGCGTTAAACCAACAAAAGACGAATAAGAATATCGGAAATGTTATATCGGCGGATCAAATGGGACGTTTCCCAGATGCAAATGTTGGAGATGCTTTAAAACGAGTACCTGGAATTACCATGCAGAATGACCAAGGAGAAGCCAGAAATATAATTATTAGAGGTTTGGCTCCGTCATTAAATTCCGTGACTTTAAATGGAGATCGTATTCCATCTGCCGAAGGTGACAATAGAAATGTCCAAATGGATCTTATTCCATCAGACATGATCTCGACAATTGAAGTAAATAAAACGCTTACTCCAGATATGGATGCTGATGCTATTGGAGGTTCAGTAAATTTGATTACCAGAGCTACTCCCAATGGCGAAAGAATCTCTGCAACAGTTGCGGGAGGTTATGCACCAATTCGTGATAAAGCTATTTATACAGCAGGATTAGTATATGGTAACCGTTTTCTAGATGGCAAGTTAGGTGCAGTAGTAAGTGGTTCTTATAATAATGTAGATTACGGTTCTGATAATATGGAAGCCGTATGGACGAAAGACAAATTTGGTAACGAATATTTAAGCAAATCCGAAATTAGAAAATATGATGTGCAACGCATTCGTAGAAGTGGAGCTGTTGCCTTGGATTATAAATTTGATGACAACAATACCATTTTTGCTAATGCAATTTACAATTGGAGAGATGATAGAGAAAATCGCTATAGAACTACTTATGATGATATAAAGCCTATTTACAATGGTGAACAAATATCAAGTTTTACCGGAAGAGTAAAGCGTCAGTCAAAAGGAGGAGTTGATGATAATCGTAATAAAAGCAGAAGATTGGAAGATCAACGAGTGCAAAATTATGCATTGCGTGGGGAGCATTTAATAAATTCTAATTTAGATTTAGATTGGTCTGCAAATTATTCGTCTGCAAGAGAATATCGCCCACAAGAGCGTTACATTGAATACCGTCAGAAAGGATTGAATACTACTCAGGATTTGTCGGATATGGAGTTTCCTTTGGTTACAACAACAGGAGAAGCTTTAGATAAATTTAAATTTGATTCGGCTACCGAAAATACTAATGAAACGAAAGAAAGTGAATTTGGTGCTAAAGTAAATATTCGATTCCCTTTTACAATTATCCCTTCAGAAAAAGGAAGATTAAGAACAGGACTTAGATTAAGAATGAAAGATAAATCAAGAGATAATGTTTTTTACTCTTATGAGCCATTAAGTGGAATGGGAACTCTAGCGGATGTTGGAACAAGCTATTATGATGGAGCCGATTTTAACGTGGGTAGCAAGTATGTACCAGGTACGTTTGTTTCCAGCTCTTATTTAGGAGGTTTAGATTTAAATAATCCTGCTTTATTTAATAAAGAATTAAATCCTGCTGAATTTTTGACTGTAAATTATAAAGCCAAAGAGAATATTTATGCTGCTTACGTAAGATGGGATCAGGACTTTAATGATAAGTTATCTATGATTTTAGGTTTTCGTGTAGAGAATACGCATATTGATTATACTGGGAATCGTGTTTTGGATGAAGAAGCATTAGAAGGACAGATCAATACAACCAATTCATATACCAATGTAATGCCTGGAGTTTCGTTTAAGTATAATGCAACTAAAGACTTAGTGTTAAGAGCTGCTGTAACAACTGCATTGGCAAGACCTGATTATTATGCATTGGCTCCCTACATTAATAATATTGCTACGGATTCTCAAATCTTAGCGGGAAATCCAGATCTTAAAGCGACTTATTCTTATAATTATGATTTCATGGCCGAGAATTATTTTAAATCAGTTGGATTGATTTCTGGAGGATTTTTCTATAAAAACTTAAATGATTTTATTTATACTTATAGTGATAATCAATATACGACAGCAAAATTCGCGGCAGATTTTCCTAACCAACAAAATCCAATTCCAACAGCTGATAATTGGACGCTTATTCAACAAAGAAATGGTGATAATGTTGATGTTTTTGGTTTTGAAGTAGCCTTTCAGCGTCAATTGGATTTCTTTACAAGCCCGTTCTTAAAAGGATTTGGAATTTATCTAAACTATACATACACAAAATCTACAGCAAAAGGAATCGCTGATGCAGAAGGAAACGAAAGACGTAATATTAGTCTTCCAGGAACTGCGCCACATATGTTTAATGGTTCATTATCATGGGAGAATAAACGTTTTTCGGCAAGAGTTTCTACTAACTTTACTTCAGATTATTTAGATGAATTAGGGTCAAATGATTACAATGATAGTTATTATGATAAGCAATTTTTTGTAGATGCTAATGCTTCATTTAAAATCACACCAAAGATTCGCGTTTTTGCAGAAGCAAATAACTTAACGAACCAGCCATTACGCTATTACCAAGGCGTAAAATCACATACTAAGCAGGTTGAATATTACCAAGCGCGTTACAATTTTGGATTGAAATTTGATTTTTAA
- a CDS encoding MmcQ/YjbR family DNA-binding protein yields the protein MNLETYYEYCLSKKGATEHFPFDEETLVFKVGGKIFALSSLSQWEKNTPAVNLKCDPERAQELRGEYDDIKPGFHMSKVHWNTITMNGGLPTAFIKELIDHSYDLVFKSLTKKIQNEIIELEI from the coding sequence ATGAATTTAGAAACGTATTATGAATATTGTCTTTCTAAAAAGGGAGCTACAGAACATTTTCCTTTTGATGAAGAAACTTTGGTGTTTAAAGTTGGAGGAAAAATATTTGCTTTGTCATCTTTGTCCCAATGGGAAAAGAATACTCCTGCAGTAAATTTGAAATGTGACCCAGAGCGTGCTCAGGAATTACGAGGTGAATATGATGATATCAAACCGGGTTTTCATATGAGCAAAGTACATTGGAATACGATTACTATGAACGGAGGTTTGCCTACTGCTTTTATAAAAGAACTTATTGATCATTCGTATGATTTGGTTTTCAAAAGTTTGACAAAGAAAATTCAGAACGAAATTATCGAATTAGAAATTTAG
- the pckA gene encoding phosphoenolpyruvate carboxykinase (ATP), which yields MDNQTLSTQSISLNELGIKNATIHYQLSADELHNITIQSGQGVEDSTGALAINTGTFTGRSPQDRFIVKDSITEDQVWWGKVNIPFDPTAFEKLYNKVTQYLSNKEVFVRDSYVCSDPNYRLNVRVVTETAWSNLFCYNMFLRPEASELANFTPEWTVICAPSFMADPAVDGTRQSNFAILDFTKKIALIGGTGYTGEMKKGIFSALNFILPVFKNTLPMHCSANVGKDEDTAIFFGLSGTGKTTLSADPDRKLIGDDEHGWTNENTVFNFEGGCYAKVINLTEENEPDIFRAIKRGALLENVVFKPGTNIVDFDDISITPNTRVSYPITHIDNIQPGSIGKNPKNIFFLTADSFGILPPISRLTPGQAAYHFISGYTAKVAGTEAGIDEPQPNFSACFGAPFMPLHPTRYAEMLSKKMKDANVKVWLINTGWTGGAYGTGTRMKLKYTRAMITAALNGELDNVAYENHVVFGIAKPQTCPNVPNEILNPRNTWADPKLYDIKAVELAEKFKANFAKFEEFANAEIMAGAPLI from the coding sequence ATGGACAATCAAACGTTATCAACGCAATCGATTTCGCTAAATGAGTTAGGGATTAAAAATGCAACAATACATTATCAGTTATCGGCTGACGAATTACACAACATCACGATACAGTCTGGTCAAGGTGTAGAGGACTCAACAGGGGCATTAGCAATTAATACTGGTACATTTACAGGACGTTCGCCACAAGATCGTTTCATTGTAAAAGATAGTATTACCGAAGACCAAGTATGGTGGGGCAAAGTAAACATTCCTTTTGATCCTACTGCCTTTGAAAAATTATACAACAAAGTCACTCAATACCTTTCTAACAAAGAAGTATTTGTTAGAGATTCATACGTTTGTTCAGATCCAAACTACAGACTAAATGTGCGTGTTGTTACTGAGACAGCATGGTCTAACTTATTCTGTTACAACATGTTTTTAAGACCAGAAGCAAGCGAACTAGCAAACTTTACTCCAGAATGGACCGTAATTTGTGCTCCAAGCTTTATGGCAGATCCTGCAGTAGACGGAACAAGACAAAGCAATTTTGCAATCTTAGATTTTACAAAAAAGATAGCACTTATTGGTGGAACAGGATATACAGGTGAAATGAAAAAAGGAATTTTCTCTGCTTTAAACTTCATTTTACCAGTATTTAAAAACACTTTACCAATGCACTGTAGTGCGAATGTTGGTAAAGATGAAGATACTGCGATTTTCTTTGGTTTATCAGGAACAGGAAAAACGACTTTATCTGCAGATCCAGACAGAAAACTAATCGGTGACGATGAGCACGGTTGGACTAACGAAAACACTGTCTTTAATTTTGAAGGTGGTTGTTACGCTAAAGTAATCAACTTAACTGAAGAAAATGAACCAGACATTTTTAGAGCTATCAAAAGAGGAGCTTTACTAGAAAATGTAGTTTTCAAGCCAGGTACAAACATTGTAGATTTTGATGATATCTCAATTACACCAAACACAAGAGTAAGTTACCCTATTACCCATATTGACAACATTCAGCCGGGATCAATAGGTAAAAACCCTAAAAATATTTTCTTCTTAACAGCAGATTCATTTGGTATTTTGCCTCCAATCTCAAGACTTACACCAGGTCAAGCTGCTTACCACTTTATCTCTGGATACACTGCTAAAGTTGCTGGTACAGAAGCTGGTATAGACGAACCTCAACCAAATTTCTCAGCTTGTTTTGGAGCGCCATTCATGCCGTTACATCCAACACGTTACGCAGAAATGTTGAGCAAAAAAATGAAAGATGCCAATGTAAAAGTTTGGCTTATAAACACAGGATGGACTGGTGGAGCATACGGTACAGGAACTCGTATGAAACTAAAATATACTCGTGCTATGATTACTGCCGCTTTAAACGGAGAATTAGACAACGTAGCTTACGAAAATCATGTTGTATTTGGAATTGCAAAACCTCAAACATGTCCTAATGTACCTAACGAAATCTTAAACCCTAGAAACACTTGGGCAGATCCAAAGTTATACGATATTAAAGCAGTAGAATTAGCTGAGAAATTCAAAGCTAATTTTGCCAAATTTGAAGAATTTGCTAATGCCGAAATTATGGCAGGAGCACCATTAATATAA
- a CDS encoding phytase, with product MKNKFILLLASAFLISCGSKLAPVRKDALKPIVVTQPLPHDTDDPSIWIHPTDPSKSIIVGTDKDTDGALYAFDLNGKILVKSETLKRPNNVDIAYGLLVNGKKVDVAVTTERESNKIRVFSLPDLKPIDNGGISVFDGELLRDPMGIALYTRPSDHAIFAIVGRKSGPSGSYLWQYELSDIGNGIVGAKVVRKFGSYSGKKEIEAIAVDNELGVVYYCDEQFGIRKYVADPASNQSNVELAIFGKGDFKADNEGIAIYKKTATTGYILVSNQQANTFMVYPREGANGDLNSYPLLAEIPTSTIECDGADVTNVNLGGAFKDGLFVAMSNGMTFHYYSWDAIQKLIDKDKK from the coding sequence ATGAAAAATAAATTTATACTACTCCTAGCGAGTGCTTTTTTGATTTCTTGCGGAAGCAAGTTAGCTCCTGTTCGTAAAGATGCCTTAAAACCAATAGTTGTTACGCAACCACTTCCGCATGATACTGACGATCCATCAATTTGGATTCATCCTACAGATCCATCAAAAAGTATTATTGTAGGGACAGATAAAGATACCGATGGTGCTTTGTATGCTTTTGATTTAAACGGTAAAATCTTGGTGAAATCGGAAACCTTAAAAAGACCAAACAATGTTGATATTGCTTATGGCTTACTTGTTAATGGAAAAAAAGTAGATGTAGCGGTTACAACAGAAAGAGAGAGTAATAAAATAAGAGTTTTTAGCTTACCTGATTTAAAACCTATAGATAATGGAGGGATTTCTGTTTTTGACGGGGAGTTACTACGTGATCCAATGGGAATTGCATTGTACACGCGCCCTAGTGATCATGCAATATTTGCAATAGTAGGAAGAAAATCAGGACCTTCGGGGAGCTATTTGTGGCAATATGAGCTGTCTGATATAGGAAACGGAATTGTTGGAGCTAAAGTGGTTCGTAAATTCGGTTCTTATAGTGGTAAAAAAGAAATAGAAGCTATTGCTGTAGATAATGAATTAGGCGTGGTTTATTACTGCGACGAACAATTTGGAATCAGAAAATATGTAGCTGATCCTGCAAGTAATCAAAGTAATGTGGAGCTTGCTATTTTTGGTAAAGGAGATTTTAAAGCGGATAATGAAGGGATTGCTATTTATAAAAAAACGGCAACAACAGGATATATATTAGTTTCTAACCAACAAGCAAATACGTTTATGGTTTATCCGCGTGAGGGTGCTAATGGTGATTTAAACAGTTATCCTTTACTTGCAGAAATTCCAACCTCGACAATTGAATGTGATGGTGCCGATGTGACGAATGTAAATTTAGGAGGTGCTTTTAAAGACGGACTTTTTGTAGCAATGAGCAACGGTATGACTTTTCATTATTACAGTTGGGATGCTATTCAGAAATTGATAGATAAGGATAAAAAGTAG